In a genomic window of Pseudomonas putida:
- a CDS encoding HAD-IA family hydrolase has protein sequence MNAALDEFGPIKAVIFDMDGLLLDTEGIYTEVTSIIAGRYGRTFDWSLKQHIIGRGAGDLARYVVEALELPISAEEFLQIREPLMRERFPNAQAMPGAQQLVRHLKANNVPIAVGTSSTSHSFGQKTTLHRDWFALFDTIVTADDPEVGAAKPAPDIFLTAARRLGVAPKDCLVFEDSPFGVTAAKAAGMTAIAIPDAAMADEKYAHADGILRTLKAFRPSAFGLPTLDWA, from the coding sequence ATGAATGCAGCGCTGGATGAGTTCGGCCCGATCAAGGCCGTGATTTTCGATATGGACGGCTTGCTGCTGGACACCGAGGGCATTTACACCGAAGTCACGTCGATCATTGCCGGGCGCTATGGGCGTACATTCGACTGGAGCCTCAAGCAGCACATCATCGGTCGGGGCGCCGGTGATTTGGCGCGATATGTGGTCGAAGCCCTGGAGCTGCCGATCAGCGCCGAAGAATTCCTGCAGATCCGTGAACCTCTGATGCGCGAGCGCTTTCCCAACGCTCAAGCGATGCCGGGCGCGCAGCAATTGGTGCGACATCTCAAGGCCAACAACGTTCCGATCGCGGTGGGCACCAGCTCGACCAGTCATTCGTTTGGCCAGAAAACCACTTTGCACCGTGACTGGTTCGCCCTGTTCGACACCATCGTTACTGCTGACGATCCGGAAGTCGGCGCAGCCAAACCGGCGCCGGATATCTTCCTCACTGCCGCGCGCCGTCTGGGTGTCGCACCGAAGGATTGCCTGGTGTTCGAGGATTCGCCCTTTGGTGTCACGGCGGCGAAGGCGGCGGGGATGACGGCAATCGCGATACCTGACGCGGCGATGGCGGACGAAAAATACGCACATGCCGATGGGATTCTTCGTACGTTGAAGGCGTTCAGGCCAAGTGCGTTTGGTTTGCCAACCCTCGATTGGGCCTGA
- a CDS encoding DoxX family protein: MSTLINKVLFTRAGYGLTVLRIFVGIIFAAHGSQKLFGAFGGYGLTGTAQYMESLGLTPGYLMATLAGGTEFFAGLALIIGLLVRPAALGLTFLSLVAIFSVHISNGLFMANNGYEFALALLGGSIAVLIEGAGKLSVDRAIAG, from the coding sequence ATGAGCACACTGATCAACAAGGTCCTCTTCACCCGCGCTGGCTACGGCCTGACCGTTCTGCGAATTTTCGTCGGTATCATTTTCGCTGCCCACGGTTCGCAAAAACTCTTCGGCGCATTCGGTGGCTACGGCCTTACCGGGACTGCCCAATACATGGAAAGCCTGGGCCTGACGCCGGGCTACCTGATGGCGACGCTGGCGGGCGGCACCGAATTCTTCGCCGGTCTTGCTCTGATCATCGGCCTGCTGGTTCGCCCGGCGGCATTGGGCCTGACCTTCCTGTCGCTGGTGGCGATCTTCTCGGTGCACATCAGTAACGGACTGTTCATGGCCAACAACGGCTACGAATTCGCCCTGGCTCTGTTGGGTGGCAGCATCGCAGTGTTGATTGAAGGTGCAGGCAAACTGTCGGTGGATCGTGCCATCGCGGGTTGA